Proteins encoded by one window of Candidatus Odinarchaeum yellowstonii:
- the rplX gene encoding 50S ribosomal protein L24, with product MISKKPSKQRKILFTLPLHRRGKVMEAMLSKELAEELGVRKLPIRKGDTIMVISGEFKGSEGTVTKVDRKNYTIRVKELSIEKADGAEYNVPIHYSNVIITKIEKDKWRSKIIERRAVKGG from the coding sequence ATGATCTCTAAAAAACCTTCCAAACAGAGAAAAATATTATTCACGCTCCCCCTGCATAGGCGTGGTAAAGTAATGGAGGCTATGTTAAGCAAGGAGCTGGCTGAAGAGTTAGGTGTGAGAAAGCTCCCAATAAGAAAAGGAGATACCATAATGGTTATCTCAGGGGAGTTTAAAGGCAGTGAGGGAACGGTTACAAAAGTTGATAGAAAAAACTATACTATCAGGGTTAAAGAACTATCAATCGAGAAAGCGGATGGAGCTGAATATAACGTCCCAATCCACTACTCTAACGTGATTATTACAAAAATAGAGAAAGATAAATGGCGCTCAAAGATAATAGAGCGGCGAGCTGTAAAAGGAGGATGA